CAGATGATGAATTAAAAGATGTGGTTTTTATGAACTGAACATGTTTCGGACCCACCTGATCACAATTCGGGGGATTATAAAGCCTATCTTCCCCATGATGCATGAATCGAAGCCCAATGTTATCTGAATGACCAAAAGAATCGTTAATGAGTATCCTAATCGATCGATCAATACTAGTGTTTTTTGCTCGCTAGAGTAGCAATATCAAATGTCTTGGAAGAAACTTGGGACATGGATCGACGCAAACACAAGGAATTAAGAGTTGAGAACTTCTTGCAGAAAGAAAGAAGTTCTATGCATGAGAATGAGCATAAAACTATATAGTCTGATTTTTAAAGAATCTCTACAAAACTGAAGCATATGTAGGAGCAAATTGAACCTCAAGCCTTGATGTATAATTATCGACTCGTATTGCTTACCAATATCCAAAAGAAAACTGAAATCTCGAAGGCATTTTGGAAAAGGATAAAATGAATCAAGGAGATGACAATTTTCGGTCTGTGAAACCAGAAGAGATGGTTCGAAGGAGTAACCACCAAGTCACCTTCTATTGCAGAATGTTTCTCAGCAACCTCAAGGGCCAACTGAGTAATGATATATTCTAATTTGGTGCCAACAGCAAGCAGAAGCTGTAACATGACAAACAAAATCTATATTTcaacaattaatcaaattaatgaaCGATGAACTGAAGATGCAAACATTGATGAGAATTTCTCTCGAAAAGTATCATGGGGATCTTTTGTGGTTATACTTACAATTAGAGGTATAAATGATATCCAAAAATATGCATTCCAACCTGCACAAAAAAGAAGCAATCTAAGATGGAACGAAGTACATGAGACTAGATAAGAGATGAACTTGCTGAAGAACAGTTTAATCCAACTGACAAAGAATTGAGTAATTATGTGAAAACACACAAGTACATAAGTGTCTTTGTTTTAAACAAGTTCTATACTAATAAAATTCTCCTTTACTTCCCTTCTCTGGTTCTCTCCTCTGCGAGATCACTGCCTACGGTCTTTCTATGACACCCAAAAGAAATATCTAGATCGAGTTCAACTTACCAGCAATATTCAATGCTAAGAATATCACGACGAAAATCCACAAGTTCCAACTGCACAACAAAGAGAGGAAGTAGATTTGGTCAAATATTATTAAGTGATCTTTAAACTTCAGTTTTTAAACAAGCAAGTATGCTTGTTCCATTGGCAAATACCTTATACCGACCACCTTCTTAAAATCAGATTCGAGGACTCGTATCATATATTTGTAGAAGTTGAATTTAGGACTACCCTTACAGTGAGTCTGCGATAAATAGATTCAGATTAAAAGAAGACATGTGTAAAGAAAAGGAAGCTGTTTAAACCTGTAAATACACCTAATAGTTCATTTTCTTACCATGATAAATCCTAGTCTCATAGTAGTATAATCTGTCTTGGTGATCGATCCATAGAATTGCTTAAAAAAAGAATGCTGAAATGAACACATTCATATCAGAAGTTAGAGACCTAGTACATGACAACAAAACCTTCTTCCTAGAAGCAGATAATGCTTCAATTTTTTCCTAGTTCAACAAAAACATGTGTATTCGGAGTTTCTCAAACAAGTACAAAGGATTGTAGTCAATTATATGaataatgaaattgaaaaatttttCAATCTTGTTTTTAGTCTTTAACAATATTCTTAAAGTGAGGCCTAACTGTTTTCCTTGCTGACCAGTTCTGAGTATCAAAAAGATCTTACATACCAACCAACTTGATATGAATGAATCCCTTCCAAAGCCCTTGAAACGCTTTCTAATAAATTCAAATTGCAGCACATTATTGATCTTTAAGGGAGCTACACAAAACCAAAAAGTGATGTTGGGTCAGCAAATCTTGTTCCCTTTCTTTTCACATATACAGACAAAAAAAATCCTTTTGGAGCTGAAATCCCAAACTCATGAAGTTATGACTCAGTGTTACACTCATACCACTCCCTTGAGAATTCTGAGCCAAATCCTCCCAGTTTCTCCATGTGCGCATCTAAAATATCAAAATGGAGTTGAATTCTTAAAGATAACAAATAAGTATTTGAGAAGAACCATAGCAAAATTTAAAACGGACATCACTCTTTACCTTTGCAAGTCCTAGAACAACAGTGATAGCACTGAGTACTACATGATTGAATGCCAAAACAAAGATAAAAAGATGTAGCTCATGGATTGCCTCAATTGATAGTAATGGAACTTTTCCCTGAATAGAAAAAGAGGTGAAAGAAATAAAGGTACAGGCTTGCATTCAAGGAATAAATTCTATAGAATTAATGTTTCTTTAGACAATTGAAACTACATAGGAGAAGCTATATCGAACGACTAGAGGAATTTGTGCACTAGTATCAAGCAGATTATACCATCTCAGGAATAACAACTGTTGACAGCATCTGAAAGGTAAATATTTACTTCATTCTACCTTAATAAATTCAACATTAGCAGAATTGTATCTAAGAAAGATTCCAGATTATGATTAGAATAAGGATCATAAAACAACTCTGCAAAGCAAGACAGCGTTAGTCATCACCATCTCGTGATTGGTATAAAGCGATTGGGGTTTCATGAAAATTAAAGGAGAATAAACCTGCAATTAAAGTAATAAATTATATATGCAACACAAATGATCTCGACAACTAAAACAAGAGGAGTGGTACATACATTATTTAGATATATGACCAACTAGTAGTGGTATAAGAATTTCCCCACTTAaatcaattcattttaacttaaacaatcATATTATCTAACTATTTCTACGAATTCCaagaaaattatattatattgcaGGAATTAAGAGAGATCTTCACCTTCTTCTGACAGTGAGTCGAATCTCCTCCACCGGCCAACAGGCGACGACCATCCCCGACTATTCCACCAGAGGAGGTCACGGAATAGGGGGCAGTCGAAGTTGCAGCATTATGCCTCTTGCATGGACGTAAATGGTGCGTGAGGCTCTCGGAGATGCATATTTGTTCTATCAACCCCTGGAACACCACCAGCAGCAGAGAGATAAACCCCAACAGCATCAACTCTGCGAAGATACTCTTTCCCTCTCGTAACTACGTCAAAGAAGAGTATAAACATCTAGAGGAAGGGAAGGATAATAGAACTGACCTTCTTTGATTTTCTGGAGGGCGTTGAACAAAGGCattttgttcttcttcttgaggACCTGCAAGATCAAATTTTTATCAGCATGCTCAGAGCAGAATGGGCAAAGTAAAAGTTGCACCTTTCCGAGGTGATGGAGCAGGCGCTCGAAGACTACGGAGATGAAGACAATAACAGTGAAGACTAGAGCAACAATCCATGTGGGAGTGTACTCCAACGTTGGCGCCGACTCGCCGCCACCTCCTGCCATTGCTGCCCCGGCCCGTAGGTGTTCTTGGTGACTGCATATAGAGTGCAGAGGAAGAT
This region of Zingiber officinale cultivar Zhangliang chromosome 9A, Zo_v1.1, whole genome shotgun sequence genomic DNA includes:
- the LOC122020813 gene encoding MLO-like protein 1, with protein sequence MAGGGGESAPTLEYTPTWIVALVFTVIVFISVVFERLLHHLGKVLKKKNKMPLFNALQKIKEELMLLGFISLLLVVFQGLIEQICISESLTHHLRPCKRHNAATSTAPYSVTSSGGIVGDGRRLLAGGGDSTHCQKKGKVPLLSIEAIHELHLFIFVLAFNHVVLSAITVVLGLAKMRTWRNWEDLAQNSQGSAPLKINNVLQFEFIRKRFKGFGRDSFISSWLHSFFKQFYGSITKTDYTTMRLGFIMTHCKGSPKFNFYKYMIRVLESDFKKVVGISWNLWIFVVIFLALNIAGWNAYFWISFIPLILLLAVGTKLEYIITQLALEVAEKHSAIEGDLVVTPSNHLFWFHRPKIVISLIHFILFQNAFEISVFFWILITLGFDSCIMGKIGFIIPRIVISVLIQLLCGYSTLPLYAIVTQMGNSFNKVIFNENVQTSLLRWAEGVKKNAKGTTVKGHKKPDEL